The genome window CCAGCCACCCACTGCAGCTAAATTATAATTAAGCATACTCACCCCCAGAATCACTTTGCCTTGAGTCGGCAATTGCTGGGTAACCCATTGCCCAAACAAAACCTGAACAAGAACCAAAACCAAAAGTAGCTGTTTCATACTCTAACCCGCTGGAAACAATTGTTGAAGGAATGGGGAAAAATACGAAAAGTACCTTTATCATGATTACGGATGCATTTGCCTTTCGGTGATAAATTGTTTAATTTTAATCAAATAAAATTATTGGGGTGAACTTACGCCCGCCGGTAAAACAGTCCCCAGGAAAGAAAATCATCATGCGTTTACATTTTTCTGCTAATTCAAATTCCATAACTCCCGAAGGATGGACAAGAGCTATTTCTTTGGACCATGCTGCTGAATTATTAAACTCACCTTTAACAGAATTACGGGTAAAACTAACCTGCAACAATGAATCTGAATTTCTGGCATGCAGGGGATTGCTGAATCTGATAAAAACAAAAGTAAAAGAGGGGGGATTCGTATATCCTGAAATCGAAATTGATACTGCTGATAATGAACTTCGGGAAAACTTTGCAAAACCAGTCAAGCGCATTAAATTCTTTTTCAATAACCCTGCTCTGCTCGCCTCTGACAACCCTCTGAAAGTATATCTTGATGATGAGCGGCTTCCCGATGATGAAACCTGGTATCTGACCGAAACCCCGGAAGAAACCATTGAGCTCCTTAAAACGGGAAGGGTAAACGAACTTTCATTAGATAATGATTTGGGACTGCCCAATGATGAGGGTAAAGCAGAACGAGATGGCTACTCTGTATGCGTTTGGCTGGAGGAGCAGGTGTTTGTAAATAGGTTTACTCCACCTCAAGAAATGAAAGTGCACTCCGCGAATGCCGTGGCGAGTGAGAGGATGCGGGTGGTGATAATGAATCTTAAAAAAATATTATAAAATAACAATAAAGAATCATTCAGCCGGATTATCAGGAGGGGAGGTTTCCTCCATAATAAAATCACTTCAGCAGTATCATCGTCTTTGTATGAGAAAAAGCTCCGGCTCGCAGCTGGTAAACATAAACTCCCGCACTGAGGGATGTGTTATCAGCAGTGAAATCAACCTCATAGCTGCCGGGTGCTTTCTCTTCATTGACGAGTACTGCAATTTCATTGCCAAGGATATCATATACGGTCAGGGTAACCAACTGCGGCGCATTATCGTTCTGCTGCGGTATGGAGAATTTTATCCTGGTTGAAGGATTAAAGGGATTTGGATAGTTCTGCTCAAGTATATACTCTTGAATGTTTTCAGAGAATGCTGCGGTAATCACATCGCTGTATTTATACGTTCCGTTAAAGTCAGTCTGCTTTAAGCGATAGTAATAAGTGCCAGGTTCATCAGGGGAATCGGTGTATATATACTCCTGCGGCTCCTGAGTTGAGCCCGCTCCTTTTGCAAAACCAATGCTGTAAAACTGCTGGTTATCAGTGCTTCGTTCAATTTCAAATCCGTGGTTATTGGTTTCTGTTGCGGTGCTCCACCTGAGCTGCAGCGTGCTGCCTGATTGTGATGGGGTGAATGATGTGAGTTCAACCGGAAGCTGAAAATTGTTGTTGTAAAATATGATACCGCCTTCTGTTGAAGAGCCACTTACGAAAATTTTTTGGAGATGTAATAATTCGGCTTCATAGAGCCGGAGCGTATTTCCTTCTAAAAAGTAGTGAGATGTTACCCAATTGCCAAAGTAGGGAGTGTTTTTCATAACAAGAGGTATAAAGCCGGAGGAGGTCAGGGTATCAGCAAGGATAATTGACATTGCTGTGTAGGGCTCAAAGAAACATTTAATACGGTTAATAACAAGTCCGTTGCCATTGAAATCCGCTTTCTTCCATTGTGCCCCCCAACCCGGTGAATAATATACAACAGAGTTTGGGACATCAGTGGAAGATGTTAATCCGCCCGCAACAGCCAGTCCATCAAAATTACAATCAACAGTAGTGAAAGTGGTTGTCCCCTCAATTTGAGAAACCCTCCAGTCGGGATTTAGAAATGGTTTAACAAGCAATACACCTATTGGGCCTGAGGTGTCACTACTGATTTGCCCCGCTGCAAAAACATTACGACCCGCATCAACTGCCACATCATTCAGAGTCAAGCCAGGAATAAAAGGTGTGCTGAATTGCCAGGTTTTTCCGGTATCTAATGAAACAATCAACCTGTCACCACCTGGCATTGAAGCACAAATGTAGAAAGAAACAAAAGCAAAATGAGCAGCCATCCTTTTAAGATAAGTAATAGAGTCAGGTATTGTGCCAAAGTAGTTCCAGGTGGCGCCATAATCGGTACTCTTGAAAAAGGCACCCCTGAATTGCTCCGTGCTTAAGGAGGATTTTCCTAATCTCAGATCATGAAGTTTCTGAAAATCCCTGTCTGATTCTGCATTCTTAATTTCCTCCTGCAGATCGAAAAAAGAATTCTGTTTTACCGTAAGATTTCTGGCTCCTGATGCGAAAAGAATATCTTCATCCAGTGTCTTTTGAAGATCAATGATGCTGCGGGCAGAGTCAGGCAGGGATGCAGAGTTCCAGATGGTGCCAAAATTAGTGGAATAGAATGCCCTTGCTGAAACACTGCCTGATGGACCAAAGCCCCACCCCGAGGCAGCGGCGTCACCATTATAAAACAGACTTAGACCAAGAATTACTTCACTTTGAGCTGGAAGCTGCTGGTTAACCCATTGCGCAAAAGAGACCTGAACAAGAACCAAAAACAAAAGAAGCTGTTTCATACTCTAACCCATAGAAACAATTGTTGAATGAATGAGGAAAAATACGAAGAAATTCCTTTACCGTGGCTCCTGATGTATTTGCGTTTCGGTGGAAAACTGTTTAATTTTTACCATATAAAATTATTGGGGTGAACTTACGCCCGCCGGTAAAACACTTCCCCAAAATGATAAATCTGCTGCGGGATATTGGTGTGAAATATCTTTGCATAAAAAGAATTTTATTTGAATTTATATTAAATGGAGATTTTAAATGTTATTTGAAGAACTGCTAAGTCAAGCGATAATAAATGGAGAAGTGTTAGAGATAGTTTATTTGGGTGGAAGTCTTTCTGGTAAACCAAGAGAGATTATTCCTTTAAAAATTGAGAAGGATAAACTACATGCAAAATGCTTGCTTTCAGATGAAGTAAAAACTTTTTTTAAAAACAAAATAGTCTCTGCACGACTTGGTGAAGAAACCACAATTAATAATCAACTGGTAGAAAATGAGATAATATACGATTATGATAATATCAAGACATTTGTTGATAAGAATAAAGAGATTATCGAATCATACGGTTGGTTTATAGGCGAAATAGATGATGCTTGCATTTCTCTACATTCCTTTTTCAAGAATGGGAAACCAAAGAGGACAAAGGATATAGTGCTGTCATATTCAGAGTTTACTTATACTAGTGTATATGACCCCGAAAAAGGTGAATTTGAACGGGTTGAAGAAAAAATGCAAAAACCCTGGTGCCTTTATGCAAAGTCGCAGCCAACAATCAATTTTAAGTACTTAAAAAGTGCATTGGAGAAATTTATGTTTTTCGCTGAAAAATATTCGCCGAAGAAAGAATTATAATTACGGTTAAACATAGGTCCGCGATAACAAAAATTATCAGTGTAATTAAAAGTCAACTCTGAATGTGCCCATCTACTTGGAATAGATGTCTACCCCACCCCTCCCAAAAACTTATCTGATGAAATAATGCGGATGCCGTCCCGCAAGATATCAACGCCGCTCTTTCTGATGACCTGGTAGGTATAGGGGGTTTGCAGCCGTTCTTTAAAATAGCGCAGTTGTGGCGAGGGAGCAGTTTCGGTGAGTTTTGCTTCGACGGCGAACCAGGGCTTGCCGTCGTGGGTTATTAGGAAATTAACTTCTTTGCCGTCTGTGCCGCGCAGATAGAAGAGCTCGGTTTTATATCCTTCACTTTCTCTCAGGAAATCTATGGTCTTAAGCAGGTGTGAGGCGATAAGGTTTTCAAAACGGGCTCCTTCATCCTCAATCTCAGACCAGTCAACCAGATAGAGCTTGGGAGCTTTTTTTATTGAGCGCACCTTTGAGCCGGCAAAAGGATAAATGCGAAAATGATAATAAAACTGTTCAAGGATATTCAGCCAGTTGGTTACAGCTTTATGGCTCACCTCAAGATCTTCACGTATGGCATTCACTGAAAGAGGCGCACCTGCTTTCTGAGGAAGCATATCACCAAGCAGTTTCAGGTTTGAAAAATCGCGTATATCCTCAGTCTCCCGTATATCCTCCCTGAAGAGCCGTTCCAGTTTTTCAGCGTGCCATCTGCGGAGCGTGCGTCTGCTTTGGCTGAGGAATGGCTCTGGGAATCCGCCGAATTGCAGCAGGGAGTTGAGTGTATCGGCGGAATTGTTTCCGGTGAATTGTAGTTCCTGCCCTGGTTCAATAACCGGAGTGTGATTCATCAGTTCGCTGAATGAAAAAGGGTGGAGAGTGTAATAGTGATACCTGCCCTGGAGTGAGTCCCCGCCTCTTCTGAATATATTCAGCCGGGCACTGCCGGTCACCAGAAAACGGTAACGGTCTTTTTGTGTATCATAGATACCTTTCAGGAACCGCTTCCAGCCGCGGAGTTTATGAATTTCATCAAGGATAAGAAGCGAAGGTTCACCGGGGAATTCAAGTTTTTTTAATCTATTCCGGTCAGGGGCAAAATCCCAGTTGTAGTATTCCGAATTGCCGAAGAGGGGAGCAATAATTTCCTTTGCCAGGGTTGTTTTACCCACCTGGCGTGCACCTCCAATAAAAACCATCTTGGTCTTCAGGTTAGAGTCAATTACTTTTGAGAGGTATCTGTTTTTGTTCATAAATCAGGATAAATTGACAGAGCAATCTTACGTAAAATTTTGCCTATAAGCAAAATTTTACGTGTAATTTTTCGACTATAGGCAAAATTTTACAAGCCCGGTTTGGTCAGTAATTTTCAAATTCCTGCTGAAATTTGACCCTGTTAAACAATGGGATTATCAAAAATATTCTGAACATTGATAATTGTATAGAGATAGGTGGGGGAGAAATACGTGCACAAAGGAACAAATTATACCCGGCAATTAAAATGATTTACTATTTTAAGCCATTTAGACAATTGATCCTAATTAAACCCTCCGATTTAACTTGACAAATAAAGGAAAATACACTAAATTTGTGCCGAATCTGAAATGGTGCTAGTCGCTAAAGTAGGATTCCTCCGGGACTGGCAACAGTCCCTT of Ignavibacteriales bacterium contains these proteins:
- a CDS encoding T9SS type A sorting domain-containing protein, translating into MKQLLLFLVLVQVSFAQWVNQQLPAQSEVILGLSLFYNGDAAASGWGFGPSGSVSARAFYSTNFGTIWNSASLPDSARSIIDLQKTLDEDILFASGARNLTVKQNSFFDLQEEIKNAESDRDFQKLHDLRLGKSSLSTEQFRGAFFKSTDYGATWNYFGTIPDSITYLKRMAAHFAFVSFYICASMPGGDRLIVSLDTGKTWQFSTPFIPGLTLNDVAVDAGRNVFAAGQISSDTSGPIGVLLVKPFLNPDWRVSQIEGTTTFTTVDCNFDGLAVAGGLTSSTDVPNSVVYYSPGWGAQWKKADFNGNGLVINRIKCFFEPYTAMSIILADTLTSSGFIPLVMKNTPYFGNWVTSHYFLEGNTLRLYEAELLHLQKIFVSGSSTEGGIIFYNNNFQLPVELTSFTPSQSGSTLQLRWSTATETNNHGFEIERSTDNQQFYSIGFAKGAGSTQEPQEYIYTDSPDEPGTYYYRLKQTDFNGTYKYSDVITAAFSENIQEYILEQNYPNPFNPSTRIKFSIPQQNDNAPQLVTLTVYDILGNEIAVLVNEEKAPGSYEVDFTADNTSLSAGVYVYQLRAGAFSHTKTMILLK
- a CDS encoding ATP-binding protein, whose protein sequence is MNKNRYLSKVIDSNLKTKMVFIGGARQVGKTTLAKEIIAPLFGNSEYYNWDFAPDRNRLKKLEFPGEPSLLILDEIHKLRGWKRFLKGIYDTQKDRYRFLVTGSARLNIFRRGGDSLQGRYHYYTLHPFSFSELMNHTPVIEPGQELQFTGNNSADTLNSLLQFGGFPEPFLSQSRRTLRRWHAEKLERLFREDIRETEDIRDFSNLKLLGDMLPQKAGAPLSVNAIREDLEVSHKAVTNWLNILEQFYYHFRIYPFAGSKVRSIKKAPKLYLVDWSEIEDEGARFENLIASHLLKTIDFLRESEGYKTELFYLRGTDGKEVNFLITHDGKPWFAVEAKLTETAPSPQLRYFKERLQTPYTYQVIRKSGVDILRDGIRIISSDKFLGGVG